A portion of the Glycine max cultivar Williams 82 chromosome 10, Glycine_max_v4.0, whole genome shotgun sequence genome contains these proteins:
- the LOC100305406 gene encoding serine/threonine protein kinase isoform X1, whose protein sequence is MGCFSCFDSREDEMLNPNPQQENHHHEHEHDHDLKPPVPSRISRLPPSASAGDKLRSTTSNGESKRELAAAVQIAAQIFTFRELAAATKNFMPQSFLGEGGFGRVYKGLLETTGQVVAVKQLDRDGLQGNREFLVEVLMLSLLHHPNLVNLIGYCADGDQRLLVYEFMPLGSLEDHLHDLPPDKEPLDWNTRMKIAAGAAKGLEYLHDKANPPVIYRDFKSSNILLDEGYHPKLSDFGLAKLGPVGDKSHVSTRVMGTYGYCAPEYAMTGQLTVKSDVYSFGVVFLELITGRKAIDSTRPHGEQNLVTWARPLFNDRRKFPKLADPQLQGRYPMRGLYQALAVASMCIQEQAAARPLIGDVVTALSFLANQAYDHRGGAGDDKRNRVLKNGEGGGGGSGGRWDLEGSEKDDSPRETARMLNSNNRDLDRERAVAEAKMWGENWREKRRQSAQGSFDGSNA, encoded by the exons ATGGGTTGTTTTTCGTGCTTCGATTCGCGGGAGGACGAGATGCTGAATCCCAATCCTCAGCAGGAAAATCACCACCATGAACATGAACATGATCATGATCTTAAGCCCCCTGTTCCTTCTCGTATTTCCAGATTGCCGCCCTCTGCCTCTG CAGGAGACAAGCTACGGTCAACAACAAGTAATGGAGAGTCCAAAAGGGAATTGGCTGCTGCTGTTCAAATTGCCGCTCAAATTTTCACTTTCCGTGAGCTTGCAGCCGCAACGAAAAACTTCATGCCCCAATCCTTTTTAGGGGAAGGTGGTTTTGGAAGGGTCTACAAGGGCCTCCTGGAAACCACCGGTCAg GTTGTGGCTGTTAAACAGTTAGACAGAGACGGTCTTCAGGGTAATCGGGAATTCCTCGTTGAGGTTCTCATGCTCAGTCTTCTACACCACCCTAATCTTGTCAATCTCATTGGATACTGTGCTGATGGTGACCAACGCCTCTTAGTTTATGAATTTATGCCATTGGGATCATTGGAAGACCATCTTCATG ATCTTCCCCCGGATAAGGAACCATTAGATTGGAACACCAGGATGAAAATAGCTGCTGGGGCAGCAAAAGGATTGGAATACCTTCATGACAAAGCAAATCCTCCTGTCATTTATAGAGACTTCAAATCATCTAATATATTACTTGATGAAGGTTATCATCCAAAGCTTTCAGACTTTGGTCTTGCAAAGCTCGGTCCAGTTGGTGACAAATCACACGTTTCCACCCGTGTCATGGGAACTTATGGTTACTGTGCCCCAGAATATGCTATGACTGGACAGCTGACTGTGAAGTCTGATGTATATAGTTTTGGGGTAGTCTTCTTGGAGCTGATTACTGGCCGTAAAGCCATTGACAGCACTCGACCCCATGGAGAACAAAACCTTGTCACATGG GCACGTCCACTGTTCAATGACCGCAGGAAGTTTCCAAAGTTAGCAGATCCACAGCTGCAGGGACGGTATCCCATGCGAGGTCTTTACCAAGCTCTAGCTGTGGCATCAATGTGCATTCAAGAACAGGCTGCAGCACGTCCTCTCATTGGGGATGTGGTGACAGCCCTTTCGTTTCTAGCCAACCAGGCATATGACCATAGGGGGGGAGCTGGTGACGATAAAAGGAACAGAGTATTGAAAAATGGTGAAGGTGGAGGAGGAGGATCTGGAGGCAGATGGGATTTGGAAGGATCTGAGAAAGATGACTCCCCACGTGAAACTGCAAGGATGTTAAACAGCAACAACAGGGATCTTGATAGAGAACGTGCCGTGGCTGAAGCCAAGATGTGGGGAGAGAATTGGAGAGAAAAAAGACGACAAAGTGCGCAGGGCAGTTTTGATGGTTCTAACGCTtag
- the LOC100305406 gene encoding serine/threonine protein kinase (The RefSeq protein has 1 substitution compared to this genomic sequence) produces MGCFSCFDSREDEMLNPNPQQENHHHEHEHDHDLKPPVPSRISRLPPSASGDKLRSTTSNGESKRELAAAVQIAAQIFTFRELAAATKNFMPQSFLGEGGFGRVYKGLLETTGQVVAVKQLDRDGLQGNREFLVEVLMLSLLHHPNLVNLIGYCADGDQRLLVYEFMPLGSLEDHLHDLPPDKEPLDWNTRMKIAAGAAKGLEYLHDKANPPVIYRDFKSSNILLDEGYHPKLSDFGLAKLGPVGDKSHVSTRVMGTYGYCAPEYAMTGQLTVKSDVYSFGVVFLELITGRKAIDSTRPHGEQNLVTWARPLFNDRRKFPKLADPQLQGRYPMRGLYQALAVASMCIQEQAAARPLIGDVVTALSFLANQAYDHRGGTGDDKRNRVLKNGEGGGGGSGGRWDLEGSEKDDSPRETARMLNSNNRDLDRERAVAEAKMWGENWREKRRQSAQGSFDGSNA; encoded by the exons ATGGGTTGTTTTTCGTGCTTCGATTCGCGGGAGGACGAGATGCTGAATCCCAATCCTCAGCAGGAAAATCACCACCATGAACATGAACATGATCATGATCTTAAGCCCCCTGTTCCTTCTCGTATTTCCAGATTGCCGCCCTCTGCCTCTG GAGACAAGCTACGGTCAACAACAAGTAATGGAGAGTCCAAAAGGGAATTGGCTGCTGCTGTTCAAATTGCCGCTCAAATTTTCACTTTCCGTGAGCTTGCAGCCGCAACGAAAAACTTCATGCCCCAATCCTTTTTAGGGGAAGGTGGTTTTGGAAGGGTCTACAAGGGCCTCCTGGAAACCACCGGTCAg GTTGTGGCTGTTAAACAGTTAGACAGAGACGGTCTTCAGGGTAATCGGGAATTCCTCGTTGAGGTTCTCATGCTCAGTCTTCTACACCACCCTAATCTTGTCAATCTCATTGGATACTGTGCTGATGGTGACCAACGCCTCTTAGTTTATGAATTTATGCCATTGGGATCATTGGAAGACCATCTTCATG ATCTTCCCCCGGATAAGGAACCATTAGATTGGAACACCAGGATGAAAATAGCTGCTGGGGCAGCAAAAGGATTGGAATACCTTCATGACAAAGCAAATCCTCCTGTCATTTATAGAGACTTCAAATCATCTAATATATTACTTGATGAAGGTTATCATCCAAAGCTTTCAGACTTTGGTCTTGCAAAGCTCGGTCCAGTTGGTGACAAATCACACGTTTCCACCCGTGTCATGGGAACTTATGGTTACTGTGCCCCAGAATATGCTATGACTGGACAGCTGACTGTGAAGTCTGATGTATATAGTTTTGGGGTAGTCTTCTTGGAGCTGATTACTGGCCGTAAAGCCATTGACAGCACTCGACCCCATGGAGAACAAAACCTTGTCACATGG GCACGTCCACTGTTCAATGACCGCAGGAAGTTTCCAAAGTTAGCAGATCCACAGCTGCAGGGACGGTATCCCATGCGAGGTCTTTACCAAGCTCTAGCTGTGGCATCAATGTGCATTCAAGAACAGGCTGCAGCACGTCCTCTCATTGGGGATGTGGTGACAGCCCTTTCGTTTCTAGCCAACCAGGCATATGACCATAGGGGGGGAGCTGGTGACGATAAAAGGAACAGAGTATTGAAAAATGGTGAAGGTGGAGGAGGAGGATCTGGAGGCAGATGGGATTTGGAAGGATCTGAGAAAGATGACTCCCCACGTGAAACTGCAAGGATGTTAAACAGCAACAACAGGGATCTTGATAGAGAACGTGCCGTGGCTGAAGCCAAGATGTGGGGAGAGAATTGGAGAGAAAAAAGACGACAAAGTGCGCAGGGCAGTTTTGATGGTTCTAACGCTtag
- the LOC100305406 gene encoding serine/threonine protein kinase isoform X2, with the protein MLSLLHHPNLVNLIGYCADGDQRLLVYEFMPLGSLEDHLHDLPPDKEPLDWNTRMKIAAGAAKGLEYLHDKANPPVIYRDFKSSNILLDEGYHPKLSDFGLAKLGPVGDKSHVSTRVMGTYGYCAPEYAMTGQLTVKSDVYSFGVVFLELITGRKAIDSTRPHGEQNLVTWARPLFNDRRKFPKLADPQLQGRYPMRGLYQALAVASMCIQEQAAARPLIGDVVTALSFLANQAYDHRGGAGDDKRNRVLKNGEGGGGGSGGRWDLEGSEKDDSPRETARMLNSNNRDLDRERAVAEAKMWGENWREKRRQSAQGSFDGSNA; encoded by the exons ATGCTCAGTCTTCTACACCACCCTAATCTTGTCAATCTCATTGGATACTGTGCTGATGGTGACCAACGCCTCTTAGTTTATGAATTTATGCCATTGGGATCATTGGAAGACCATCTTCATG ATCTTCCCCCGGATAAGGAACCATTAGATTGGAACACCAGGATGAAAATAGCTGCTGGGGCAGCAAAAGGATTGGAATACCTTCATGACAAAGCAAATCCTCCTGTCATTTATAGAGACTTCAAATCATCTAATATATTACTTGATGAAGGTTATCATCCAAAGCTTTCAGACTTTGGTCTTGCAAAGCTCGGTCCAGTTGGTGACAAATCACACGTTTCCACCCGTGTCATGGGAACTTATGGTTACTGTGCCCCAGAATATGCTATGACTGGACAGCTGACTGTGAAGTCTGATGTATATAGTTTTGGGGTAGTCTTCTTGGAGCTGATTACTGGCCGTAAAGCCATTGACAGCACTCGACCCCATGGAGAACAAAACCTTGTCACATGG GCACGTCCACTGTTCAATGACCGCAGGAAGTTTCCAAAGTTAGCAGATCCACAGCTGCAGGGACGGTATCCCATGCGAGGTCTTTACCAAGCTCTAGCTGTGGCATCAATGTGCATTCAAGAACAGGCTGCAGCACGTCCTCTCATTGGGGATGTGGTGACAGCCCTTTCGTTTCTAGCCAACCAGGCATATGACCATAGGGGGGGAGCTGGTGACGATAAAAGGAACAGAGTATTGAAAAATGGTGAAGGTGGAGGAGGAGGATCTGGAGGCAGATGGGATTTGGAAGGATCTGAGAAAGATGACTCCCCACGTGAAACTGCAAGGATGTTAAACAGCAACAACAGGGATCTTGATAGAGAACGTGCCGTGGCTGAAGCCAAGATGTGGGGAGAGAATTGGAGAGAAAAAAGACGACAAAGTGCGCAGGGCAGTTTTGATGGTTCTAACGCTtag
- the LOC100797767 gene encoding trihelix transcription factor ASR3, with protein MALEQEGQNRNTNGVVDAGDEGGKAPRLPRWTRQEILVLIQGKRDAENKFRRGRTAGLPFGSGQVEPKWASVSSYCRKHGVNRGPVQCRKRWSNLAGDYKKIKEWESQIREETESFWVMRNDLRRERKLPGFFDKEVYDILDSPAALALALSSSSPPPPTTTKTITLPAEEPLPHLYDSNRSAPGDGEDGLFSDFEQDEVAASSKKNKDIPAPIPISEKLYQPLLRRCQAEDVTNEKQSTSNPEMGSTSQGERKRKRLATDGEEETLQYQLIDVLERNGKMLSAQLEAQNINFQLDREQRKDHASNLVAVLDKLADALGRIADKL; from the exons ATGGCTTTAGAGCAGGAGGGTCAGAATAGGAACACAAACGGCGTAGTGGATGCTGGAGATGAGGGAGGGAAAGCGCCGAGACTGCCTCGGTGGACAAGACAAGAAATTCTGGTTCTGATACAGGGAAAGAGAGACGCTGAGAACAAGTTCAGGAGGGGCCGAACCGCGGGTCTGCCATTCGGGTCGGGTCAGGTGGAGCCGAAATGGGCATCGGTATCTTCCTACTGCAGAAAGCATGGAGTGAACAGAGGTCCGGTTCAGTGCCGGAAAAGGTGGAGCAATTTGGCCGGAGACTACAAGAAGATCAAGGAATGGGAGTCTCAGATACGGGAGGAGACGGAGTCGTTTTGGGTCATGAGGAACGATTTAAGAAGAGAGAGGAAATTGCCCGGATTTTTCGATAAGGAGGTATATGATATTCTTGATTCACCAGCGGCCTTGGCTCTCGCTCTTTCATCCTCATCTCCTCCTCCTCCAACCACAACCAAAACAATAACACTCCCTGCTGAGGAGCCTCTGCCTCACCTCTATGATAGTAATCGGAGCGCGCCCGGTGACGGTGAGGATGGCTTGTTCTCAGATTTTGAACAAGATGAAGTCGCTGCCAGTTCGAAGAAGAACAAGGACATTCCTGCTCCCATTCCTATCTCAG AGAAGCTATACCAACCACTCCTCCGTCGATGCCAAGCTGAAG ATGTGACTAACGAGAAACAGTCCACTTCAAATCCAGAAATGGGTTCTACTTCTCAAGGAGAGAGGAAAAGGAAGCGGTTAGCAACTGACGGAGAGGAGGAAACTTTGCAATATCAATTAATTGATGTCTTGGAAAGAAATGGCAAGATGCTAAGTGCTCAACTTGAAGCGCAAAATATAAATTTCCAGTTGGATCGTGAGCAGCGTAAAGACCATGCAAGTAATTTGGTTGCTGTGCTTGATAAGCTTGCGGATGCTCTAGGGAGAATCGCTGATAAATTATAG